In Methylotenera sp. L2L1, the following proteins share a genomic window:
- the gndA gene encoding NADP-dependent phosphogluconate dehydrogenase, with protein sequence MTTKNADIGLVGLAVMGQNLALNIADHGYTIAVYNRDPKKMVNFIEECKNNEPSHANVVGHADLASFVLSIKRPRKIILLVKAGSATDVTINALLPFLEQGDIIIDGGNALWTDTIRREKELAAKGIDFIGSGVSGGETGARFGPSLMPSGTRKAWASLEPIWRDIAAKVDPVTGEPLEGGKPGKPVEGGFSCAEYIGPDGAGHYVKMVHNGIEYIDMQLICEAYWLMKNLLGMQADEIGKVFAEWNKGELSSFLIEITADILQQKDPKGKGFLVDQILDTAGQKGTGQWTAANALELGAPANAIAAAVYARALSSLKEERVEASKILKGPAIKVESDKKAIIEAIKNALYCSKICAYAQGFQLIDKAQVAYNWKLNFGEIAQIWRGGCIIRARFLQKITDAYALNSRLKNLMLDPYFTHAMNEGQAGWRKVIALAVTNGIPAQGFAAAMAYYDGYRSADLPANLLQGQRDYFGAHTYERKDEPRGQFYHLDWPEASRPQLEV encoded by the coding sequence ATGACTACGAAGAATGCTGATATTGGCCTAGTTGGCCTAGCTGTTATGGGCCAAAACTTGGCTCTGAATATTGCCGATCATGGCTACACCATTGCGGTTTATAACCGTGACCCAAAAAAAATGGTGAATTTCATTGAAGAATGCAAAAATAATGAACCTTCACATGCTAACGTTGTTGGCCATGCTGATTTAGCTTCATTTGTTTTAAGTATCAAACGCCCACGTAAAATTATTTTATTAGTTAAAGCTGGTAGCGCAACCGATGTGACTATCAACGCTTTATTACCATTCCTAGAGCAAGGCGACATCATCATTGATGGTGGTAACGCATTGTGGACAGATACAATCCGTCGCGAAAAAGAATTAGCGGCTAAAGGGATTGATTTCATCGGTTCTGGTGTTTCAGGCGGTGAGACAGGCGCACGTTTCGGTCCATCATTAATGCCATCAGGTACACGTAAAGCTTGGGCGAGTTTAGAGCCAATCTGGCGTGATATCGCTGCTAAAGTTGACCCAGTAACTGGCGAGCCTTTAGAAGGCGGTAAACCAGGTAAACCAGTAGAAGGCGGCTTCTCATGTGCTGAATACATTGGTCCTGACGGTGCTGGTCACTATGTAAAAATGGTGCACAACGGTATTGAATACATCGACATGCAATTGATTTGCGAAGCTTACTGGTTGATGAAAAACCTGTTAGGCATGCAAGCTGATGAAATCGGTAAAGTATTTGCTGAGTGGAATAAAGGCGAACTATCAAGCTTCTTGATTGAAATTACTGCTGATATCCTGCAACAAAAAGATCCAAAAGGCAAAGGCTTCTTGGTTGATCAAATCTTGGATACTGCTGGTCAAAAAGGTACAGGTCAATGGACAGCAGCAAATGCGCTTGAATTAGGCGCACCAGCTAACGCGATTGCAGCGGCGGTGTACGCACGTGCATTGTCTAGCTTAAAAGAAGAGCGTGTTGAAGCAAGCAAAATCTTGAAAGGCCCAGCAATCAAAGTTGAGTCTGACAAGAAAGCAATTATTGAAGCGATTAAGAATGCTTTATATTGCTCTAAAATTTGTGCATACGCACAAGGTTTCCAATTGATCGACAAAGCACAAGTGGCTTACAACTGGAAATTGAACTTCGGTGAAATTGCTCAAATCTGGCGCGGTGGTTGTATTATTCGTGCACGTTTCTTGCAAAAAATCACTGATGCTTATGCATTGAACTCACGTTTGAAAAACTTGATGTTAGACCCATACTTCACGCACGCGATGAACGAAGGTCAAGCAGGCTGGCGTAAAGTGATTGCTTTGGCAGTCACCAACGGTATTCCAGCACAAGGTTTTGCTGCAGCGATGGCTTATTACGATGGCTACCGCAGTGCAGATCTACCGGCAAACTTGTTGCAAGGTCAACGTGACTACTTCGGCGCACATACCTATGAGCGTAAAGATGAGCCACGTGGTCAGTTCTACCACTTGGATTGGCCTGAAGCTAGCCGTCCACAGTTAGAAGTGTAA
- a CDS encoding VTT domain-containing protein, translating to MDLQSIIDLFLHLDKHLAAVTAAWGLWIYALLFLIIFIETGLVAMPFLPGDSLLFVAGAIAAVGGMSLPALMTLLSIAAIAGDALNYSIGKWTGNKVFAWENSRWFNKDAFNKAHAFYEEYGPITIVVGRFLPFIRTFTPFVAGVAQMTYPKFAFYNVIGGLIWVCGLTGIGFLVGNHPWVKANFSLVALALIVIPSLPAVWVFLKHMLQPRA from the coding sequence ATGGATTTACAAAGCATCATTGATCTCTTTTTGCATTTGGATAAGCATTTGGCGGCGGTGACAGCCGCTTGGGGGCTATGGATTTACGCACTGCTGTTTCTTATTATTTTTATAGAAACTGGCCTAGTGGCCATGCCTTTTTTACCTGGGGATTCTTTATTGTTTGTGGCGGGTGCCATCGCTGCGGTGGGTGGCATGAGTTTGCCTGCCTTAATGACATTACTGTCAATCGCAGCCATTGCTGGCGATGCGTTGAATTATTCAATTGGCAAGTGGACAGGCAACAAGGTTTTTGCTTGGGAAAATTCCCGATGGTTTAATAAAGATGCTTTTAATAAGGCGCATGCATTCTATGAGGAGTATGGGCCGATTACGATAGTGGTGGGACGGTTTTTGCCGTTTATCCGTACTTTTACCCCATTTGTAGCAGGCGTAGCGCAAATGACCTATCCGAAATTTGCTTTTTATAATGTGATTGGTGGTTTGATTTGGGTGTGTGGCTTAACCGGTATCGGCTTTTTGGTGGGGAATCACCCGTGGGTGAAAGCGAACTTCTCTTTAGTGGCGCTGGCGCTAATTGTTATTCCTAGCTTGCCTGCGGTTTGGGTGTTTCTCAAGCACATGTTGCAACCACGTGCTTGA